The Setaria viridis chromosome 9, Setaria_viridis_v4.0, whole genome shotgun sequence sequence AGCAAAATAATTAGGGTTGACATCATATCAGAAGCCTCATCAGCCAGATATAATTTAGTATTTTTAAAGAGGAAACCAATTAGATAGGCTGAGCCCCGCCTCATTGATGCCTGCACGCAAAAAATACATTAAGAATCttgaacagaaaaaaaaagacaaaaaaatcAAGGCCTGATATTGTTCAAATTccctaaataaaaaaaaacaggccAAACAACCTGACTGTCATTGATTCCTCTTAGAAGTTCAGGTATCAAAGTTTCAACTCCTTCCTCATCAATGACCAACAAAACAGTTTCAGCAGCTTTCCTGGCTGAGTTTTGTACATCCTATACAGATGGGAGAGAAAAAAATGTAAGATATAACAGAACATACAATTAACATTCCTAGATAGAAGAATAAAAATGAATACAAACTAGTTAGATGCCAAGATACAAGATGGTTGTGTTTAGAATGCATCTCACCGCATCTTCATCATCCATAGCAAGAATCAATGCTGGGAGGACAGTTCCAATATGTGAATTCAAACCTGGTCCAGCAACCTCTGCTAGAGCACCCAATGCATGTGCATTGAATGAACTGCGCCAATAAAGCAATTTGTATATAAAACAGGGTTATCAGAacataaatagaaaaaaataatatcaGTGGCCAACTCACGAGAGGGGGGGCTGGACTAATTTGGGCAGTATATGGGGCAAAACAGCTGCAGTTCTGACGCTGTAAAATCAGATCAAAAGTTCAATATTTGTGTAGAGTTCAAGTCAGACATCcggtcaaacaaaaaaaaactaatgaGAACCAAAAcgagaagaaaataaagaaaaccttAAAATCTGCTTTAGACCATCAAGGGCTGTTGCAGATGTATCATCATCTTCCAAAGCCCGTAGCAATGTGGGGACAATCTCATCAATGGCTTGCAATCCAGCACTCTACATAAGGTGAACATGTTAACAAAAAATGGCAAATCATCCATAATATTCAGAACAAGTTTAGCTCAAATACCTTATACAGAGTACTAAACGCTAACCCAGCAGATTCACGGACCTCTTGGGTGCTGTTACAGGGAGATATGTCCAAATGAGACACCCAATAAAAACAACAAAAAGTTACAGCAAGAAAGCATACCTGTCACATAGAGCAGTACGAATAGTAGGGATAAGTTCATCCATAAAACTTAATAGCTGATGTTTTCCAGCGCTGCCCATAACCTCACTCAAACCAATGCAGACTCCCTGAAAAGTGAGAGTATTAAAGTATGTTGATCATTCCATGGATTGCATATTAAACAAAATAAATGGTAAGTTCAAaataataaacaaataaaaacaCATAAAGTAGGGCCTCTACAAGGAACTCCTGGATTGAGGTTACTACTAATATTTTAAAGTGAAATACTTCTGTGCACATATACATTCCACTAAAATAACACACTATCATATACAGAAATATACAAAGAATAACATTACATTAGTCAGAAAATGGTTAAACAGCTTCTGGCTCTTTCAGACCATGAGCAGGTCGACACAGTTGCAAAATCTAGTTATTCTCCACAGACGTATTTGATTAACATAACTTACTTGTCTTCTGCTAGCATTTGGATCTTTGAGTCCCTGTGACAGGATTGGAATAATAGAGGGCAAAACTCTCTCACCAAGCTTCCTTACAAGCTCACCAAGTGATCTCCCAGCAACCTGCAAAAAGGCAACACACAGCAAAATTAAAAACACAACACATCTCTACAGATATCAAACAGAACATGAAATAGGTCAAACCTGACGCCTTTCTGAGGAAGATGATGCAAGAGATGAAATTAGTGTGTCCATAAGTACTGGCATTATTTCTTTTAGAGTTCTTGGAGTATTTGCTACAATTGTCTTCCAGACGTGTAGTGCAGCCTGACATGCAGAGAAAAATTTAGAACAAGGGTGATCCAGGAATGCTGAAAAGTGGCatattaagaaaaataaaaacataaagAAAAGCAGACAAAATTCACTGTTTCTGAAAAGGGCTATTAGTGATCTTGGAATAAAGCATATATACCTGCCGGACAGTCAAACTGACATCAGAACGGACCATATAAATGGCAGCAAGAACTTCATTGCGTTTCTCCCTTCCGAGTACTTCAATAATTGCACGCCCCTGAGCCTCTGTACTAGCACCTTCATCATCGCTTCCACCCTCAAGGATTGCCTTCCCAGAAGTTCCAGCAACCTAAAGGTAGTAGTATTAGCAGATGATGCAGCATAATAAGGTGAACCTAATATCTCAGTTCAGTAATACATAGATGAGGTATTAACCTTAAACAAGAGATCTCCAAGAAGTTCAACAGAACTTTGTCGGATACGCCAATTATCACTGAAGATCCCGTCCTCAATAGCAGGAAGCAACAGAGGTAACGACCTATTCAACAAAGAAAATTCCATCATATATCAACAAGCTGCAAATAAAAACAGCAACTAACTAATTCAGAGGATAGCATACGATGCGGCATAGTGCTCCACAAAGACATGACCAGCAGAAAGTGCAGCATCACGAACAGATTCATTCTCATCAGCAAGCCCTGATAAGAATAAATGGTTAGAGAATCAATGTGACAAGTGCAGAGCAGAGGTAGATATTGAACAATCTTACCATCTAATATAGCAGGAAGAACGGCCTGCAGGTAGTTCTGGAATACACCACCCAAGGACCTCGGCAAATACTATAAAATAGATATAGAAGTGATCAATAACTTACTGCATTACAGCAATAGTCATATGATAACACAggaaaattttggagaaattacCCGGAAAAGTGTAAGATGTCCATCACGAACAGAAGCCTTCTGGTGGGAACAGTTCCGGATGATGTCAGGAAGAATACGATCGAAATAATCTTGGCCAAGAGCAGCTAAAACCTGGAAATTTGAATATAATCAAACATAATTATATGTTAACAGGAAATTTTTTCTATTGCACCAGTCATCCATCAATAAGGAATCATCAAGACTTGACttacataaaaaaaaacagacacaGATCCATATTGTTATCATAGCTAGTGCGAAAATATGCATGTATATCGCATTTATGCCTTAACATCCATTCATTTGACTTGACTTACATAAAAAAAAAGGCTAGTTGGACTCATGCCATTACAATTTTCAAGAATTGGAAATTTGCCATCGGTTGTATCACTGACAGGTGGGAGCCACCTCAGTCACTGACAATggcatttttcaaatttttgaaAATTGTAATGGCATGTATGGAATTATCCCAAAAAAGAACAAATTGTGCTATGAACAGATCAAACAATTGCCATAAACAAAACAAATAGAAATGTCATAttaccaaaaagaaaaaaggcgCTGAAGGCAAGTAAAAAAGAAAGACCAACCTCACTCAGCCCCTGGGCAGCACCAGATCGTTCAACATTACTACTATCTGATTTTAGAGTATCTAATAACCATGGCACAAGATCTGGGAAGATTTCTTCACCCATTCCACTTATAAGAGACCCAAGAGCTCGAGAAGCCACTGCCCTGACTTCAGGTATAGGATCCACTAGAACCTGCAAGATATAGTCAAAAAAGAGTATAATAAGCAAGAAAACTACGTCAATTGAAGCAACAAAAGAACTGCTATAAGCAGTTGCCCACTTCTGACTTCTGAGATGTGGTGCGATAAGCATAGGGAGATAGCATACCTTCTTCACTTCTGGTAGGAGCAAACCAATGTATGGGATCATATCCTTTGGTTCTGTAACTAAAGAAGACATGTTTCCAACTATTTGAGCAGCTTTCTTTTTAGTCTCAACACCCCTCTCCCTCAGTCCTCTATGCACAATAGGCACAAGCAATGCAAGCGATGGTGCATCTATCGAATTAATAAAAGTAGTCTGCCAAAAAAGATATGAAGATGTAAACCTAACAATAATAACCCATCTCGAGTTCTTCATTGGCAAAGTGATGCGAGCAACCAAAAGTCAACAGCTGGGTTGAACACTATGTCACTATCTTAGATCTTATTACCTGAAGAAGGATGTCAAGAGAATGTTTAGTGTGGTCATTTGGATCCATCAGAGCTGACAGAAGAATAGGAACAAGTGCAGATATTTCTGGATTCTTTATGACACTTCCAACCTGGCCAAAGAAAACAAAGCAGAGTCCATTACAGATAACGCATAAAAATAACCAATTGTCATGGTAAACAAGCAAACATTACCTCCTGGAGAGCTGTCTGTCCCGCCGCTTGCACTTTGGGATGTGTGTCTGTTAGTACCTGGCAAATATATTGCATAAGATATAAAACTTGATGTTAAGTTATATAAGCAGCTTTGTTTCGGGAAAAAAGTTATATAAGCAGCTTAactcaaaaatacaaattaCAACATATACCTCTGTTAACTTTGGAACAATCTTCGGAAGACACTGAGACAGTTGCTGAGGAGCACAATATGCCATGGCACCAAGAAGTTGAACACTGCTTTGCTTAGTACGCCATGCTTTATCTTCTAGACCCTGGAAAAACGTGTTAATGACATTCTTTAAAATATATATGCTTTAAGGAAACCATTGAATGTATCAGACCAGCTACATAGATTCCCTGTATACAGTTTCAGAAAATGAATGAGACTAGAATCATATTCTGTCAGAAGTATCTGAATATCTATTTCATCTCCTTTAAAAGAACTAATATAAAAGCTATGAACAGTACAAATCAGATTAAGGGAACAACATTTCTGGAAACATTGGGTAACAGATGGACATGAAGTTCTGCTCTTTCTAATGGAAACAGTAGTAGTTTTCTGGTGCCAATGGCCTAAATATTCAGCAGATGATTTAGTAGGTCCAATTTCAATATAACAAGATGAACTGACCAGCTTTATGGATGTACCCAATAGAACATTTGGATAAAATAAAGGTTACAGTTTAGGGCCCGTTTGGCACGGCTTTGGCTCGTGAAAAAACAGCTCTGGCTCTGGCTCATCTGAAAAAGTAGCTTTTTCTGGCTCTGGCTTATTTTGTAGGAAAACATTTGGCAAAACAGCTTCTCCTAGCTTTTTTAGAATGTACAGAAGATGTCATTGTCCATTGTGCCCTTGCATATATATATGTTGTTGCTTGCACATATGAGTTTTATGTGTGGCTCTATTAATAATgtgattttattatttcttccaatttatttttcctcttttcttccaatatattttcccttttctttttcttcagttcttcttttcctcttccCTTCCTatctcttccttctcttcttccttatccaTTCAGCTCGGCTTGGCGCTGCCTCCACCCCGTGGCGCTTGTCCAACCTGCGCCGCCAGGCCTGCACCTCACCATCTCTGCCGGGCCATGCGCCGCTGGAACGCCCTGGGCAGCCTCCCTGCCGGCAGTTTTCCACCGACCCTTGCCGACTCTGCCGCACCTCGTCGCCCGCGGCGCCGCCTACTCCTGCCTCACCGCTGGCCATCCCGCCCCTCGTCGGCCTCGCTCCTCGCGGCTCTTGCCTTGCCGGCTCCTGCAGCACCGCTGGTACCAACCCGCCCCACACCTCCCCTCACCCTCACCGTCGCCAGCCCCGACCCTCGCCGGCCATGTCCCGCCGCTGGTACCGACCCTCGCCGCCCTCTGCCCCGAGCTAGCTCCGCCCCACGCCGGGCCGCCCCGTTCCACCCTgcaccggcggcgccgaggcctAAGTTGCCAGAGCCACCATTGCTGCCGCACCCCCGCGTTGCTGTGCACCGCCGCATAGTGGCAAAATGTTTGTAATTTCAGCGAAAGGACAAGGGCACATGCATCTTTTTGCGTTTGTGGAGATGGATGAGCCGGGAAAAGCCACTTTTCTTGGCTTCTCCCACGCCGTAGAAAACTTGATGCAGCTTCTAGGGGAGCTGTTTTGCACGGGAGCGTTTGGCAGGGCTTCTTGAGAAGCCGGTGCAGAAGCCACTCatgaagccctgccaaaggggGGCTTAATAGCATCGAACAAGATATATTGATACCTTAAGAAGTGAAGGAAGGACGAGCTTCACACCAGGACCAGTGAGCTGAGACATCATTGCCCGAGCAGCACACTCAGCAGCTTCACGCACTGCCAGGACTTGATCAGAGAAAGCCACAAGTAGCAAGGGTAGCATTTGAATGACATACCTACAAGACAGCAAACATAATGAGTCACTTCGAACCAGACCAACATTTTGAAGCGAAGATGTGCATCACTTACGGCTCAAATAGTCTGCCAAGCTTCTCACACAGGCACTCAAATCCAAGTAAAGCTCCTTCACGAGATTTAGCAGACATTCTGCACATAAATGGAAAATTCAGTGCTACAATGTTTGGCGATCAGAAAATTCTCAATACATTGAATACTTTATCAAATAAAAGGGTGAGAACATAAGATGAAAATGGCATGAAAAGGAAATGTAAGAAACAACAACAGTCCCATGTTGCAAAAATACATTAGTTAGGCATTATGCTCTCtataaaagggaaaaagaactACCCAAAACCTCTAAAGGATGCCTAGAGAATAACAAGACATGAAAACAGAATACAACAGCTGCAGCACATAATTAGGTTAAAAATGAAATAAACATTGTGACAGATGAATACATACTAATTTATTAAAAATTCTCTTTGCAGCACCAGTAGCCTACCTGTCTTCCAAACTTTGTCGCAATGTTGTAGCAATACCGTATTTTTTCAAGGAAGAAATTCCAAATCCTTTAACTACCCCAGCAAGGCCAAAGGCTGCACCACGTCGCTCGCCATACTTTTCACATTTCATCATCCGATCCAAGAGTCtagaaacaagagcttgacccTCTTCCTGGTAATACAGAGAAGTGAACATTAGTATAATCAAATGAACGAAAGGCATAAAAATTGGGTACCAAATGGATACAAAGTCAACAATGCAAACACAAAACCCAACAGTACAAAATACAACTCACCTGTTTGGAGACCATAAGTGGAGACAAACAATCTGAGACAGCACGTTGAACTGCCTCTGATGGGGTGTTAAGGACATCTAACAACTTCTCAATAACACTGTGAACTTTAGGATCATCCTGTTACAAATGCTATGTTTAGTACTAAACATGCATCTTTTAAATAAAGATAGTTCAGTATCCATCTGCACCTTTGATAGATGTTTCGCCAGAGCACCAGTGAAAATAACAACACCTTCCCTCACAAGATCATACGTTTCCTCATCCGATGCCTGTTAAATATGGAATATGTAGCAAATATGAAAAGAAATAgacaaaataattaaataatattAGCACGATTATTAATAGGGAAATAGTACTTACCTTCTTATTCAAGTAGCTCTCAAAAATAGGAAATAGCAAAGGCACATTTTCCTTTCCATGCCTATCAATAATAAGGATGCCAGCATTAATCATTCTACCACGAACATCAACATTTGGATCAGCCTGTAAGTTCAGCATAAGATGCATTAAAAATTAAATGTACGCAGGACTGCAGACTGTGGTGATAATATCAAcacacataaaaaaaaaagcaaactaCTTACCAGGGCACGTGATATGAGAAACGTCATGACAACAGGAAGATCTTTAGAGGCCAAAACATCAGCAATAGAGTGGAGTGCTAATGCTATACCCTGCCTTCCAAGCCAGTGCGTATCTCCAAATTCAACACCAGGGCCAAGATCACGAATGTACAAAGAGAATAGGGTAGAAAGTGCATCCTGTCATAATACGACACCATAATCAGAAAGTTACTCCAAATCAGCAAGAATAATTTGATCATGGTGGCTCTATCCAAGTTCGATTTGAATATAAAATTAAAGACACAGTAGCATAACTACAGATTATACCCAAATACACAGCATTATATGTTCCACTTTTAAATAGATGCCATTCTATGATTTTAAGATGTACTATCACCGATTTGTCATATACCCTCCAAGTCCAGTTCAAATGTCCTTAGAGTAACACTAACACAACATTCCAAGAGCAAGAACTAACTTAAGGCAGTCTTTAAATGTGCATGTCCTTTGTAAGTGTGCCTAGTTGCCTTGCAAAATCATAGATCATCTATATAGTAgtggagggagtacaaattCAGAACAGTAATTTTGCGCCATTGGATACTTACTTGCATTTTGTCTGGATTTTCATCCAATGCTGCAGCCAGAGCCTCAGCAGATGCAGCACGAACATTGTAATTTTTATGGGAGAGTGCATTGAAAATACCAGAGTAATCAGTGATTACATCAAAACCAAAGCGGTCCCATAACTCTTCTGCTAATTCAGCAACCACCTAGAGAAGGTACATGTGCCAAAGTGCAAGAAAATAAGCATAATTTCTTgctctagaaacaacaaaaGGTTTCAACATATTTCAAGACCGTAAAGAGGATTAATAGAACAGTTCCATGTCAAATTTCGTAGGGAAGCTGTTACAAACCTTCTCTGGATCATGTGCAGCAATCCAGAGGCTTGTTGACACTTGCAGATCCCGTTGAACAGAGTGTATAGGGACACATTTTATAGCATTCAAGCAGGCAAGCCTAACATGCACTTCTTTAGCATATACACCACCAAGAgcctgaaaaaagaaaagtgtAAGAATACATAGCACCAGAGATGAAACAAAGCACGCTGAAGAACAGACAACACAATAACCACCTGTGCTAATTCATGGCTTCTTAAACCCAGGCATAACTCATTCAGCATAGGCCCAACTGAAGGATGATAGGCAGGGACAGTGCTCAACACATGATAAAGAACCTAGTGCACAGAAAAATTTAAGATGGTGAATATTAGGagaacaaaacaaagaaaatcatTTAAGTCTCAAAGAACTAAGAATTTTTAACTGATAACATCCTAGGACGAGGAAGTGGTAGTATTGGATCCAGATGCATAGATAGTATGTGAAGCACATCATCATGAAGACATGTCTTTTTAGAGGACAGAAGGATCCTTTCCATTATCTGAACCAAAGGTAGCAAAATAAATTAATACGAGTATAGAAAAAGGTAGACAAATTTTGAAAGTAAAAGGTCAACAGGAACAGAAGTAAATTTATGATAGGACTAAAGTCAAAATGGAAGAAATACCGGAAAGATAAAAGTAAATGAATCTGCTGGAAGAGGTCCTGCTTTGCATGCAATTGTCAGCCCATTTACTATTTGTTCAAAGAGACCAGATGATGGCTTCTTCTTGCTATCTTCTTCCACGATCACAGGCATAAGATCCAAAACCATTTCAAAATCACCGATAGATATTACACGGATTGCAGCAGCAATCTCAGGCGCCCAATTGCAAAGGGGAGGGGCTGTGCAGCGAGCAAGCCTCAACATTGTACGAAATGCAGCATCACTTACTATTGCAGAACTTAGCAATGGATCAACATAATTTACCTGCATTCCACCGGAACATATGATGAATATACATGTAGAACAAGCATCACAATTAATAACCATGTCGTACACACTAAAAGAGAAAGGATAAAAGGATACAAGAAACTAAGATATTTCTTTAAGATAGGCTCTATAAGACACTGATGACAACAGATTGCACTGCTTTTTAACTGAATATTTGATGGTCAGTTGTTACATACTCACATACACTTAGTTACCATGGTTTGACTGTCCATAATAACAACCAGTGCCACAATAAAATAACATATTAGTGTGTCCATTAAGGCAACAAATCATCAACCTGTGATTTATTCACACATTTccaaaataacaaaaaataGTAAACCCGGTACAGATATAAAAGAAGAGGTCAACTTTTGTTCAAATCACTTCCTATCATTTATTCAATTTTTGGAAAGCTTTTTGGGTACGAATATTCAATAAACAAGGTGTGGCTATTCTCTATTGTTCAATATTACTCATAGAAGTGCATATTGCTCCCTCTATCTAGTAGCCTTCAATGCTGTGATGAAATTCGGACAAACACGATCTATGGCTATCCAGCAACAATGAAAATACAAAGGAGCTACAAAGGGGAATAAAAGATTGCTAACCAGAGATGGCAGTTGACCGTGAGTAAATATAGGATTAGCAATAGCCAATTCGCCAAGAGCATCCAACATTAAGGAGAGATTCTTCTGCACTTGCCCAACCTTCATACGTACAGATGCTTCCTCCTTCAGGAGCAACTCTCTGGCCTCCTCTTTAGCGGTCTTAGCTTTATCGACAGGAGCTGGAAAATGTTGAGTGTAAGTTTTCACCAACACACTACACTATGCATAGCTTGTGTCAGGACTAAGAGCTTGAATTACCAGTCTTTTTTGTAGATTTCCCAGTTTCTCGCTTGCCAGTGCCTGAGGATTCTCTCTTCTCAGTTTTTGCAGGGACAACAGAGCGAGC is a genomic window containing:
- the LOC117838553 gene encoding protein ILITYHIA, which encodes MGAQETAVEEVLRAAAAEVSTSSAKRRLRLFRHTLPPLLAKASESPSDTASLVDLIFQTLPIYDDRASRKAVDDMVIQALGEPTFMKPFAAALVQSMEKNLKVTNPLTSFKLLRWSHYLLKWSQFATLSKGAFSRLANAQAVLCQVLMNGSYRRRRTCKQLFIHLFSEPSGMYKMYIEEVRDLRISMRDSPAFLNLILDFTITSPSLSAEYKSMFLDLYAKIVLSSKDRPPKAATEAFKPLFVEIGHEDFKNTVMPSCIKMLKRNPEIVLQSIGYLLKTVRLDLSKYCMEFMPVVLHQARHSDEERRINALSIIGTLSEKSSDPDALPSMVNAIKAILGGSEGKLSLPYQRIGMINALEQLSRSPPKQISRLAPSVSSFLLKCYKDDGIEEVKLAILSALGSWALVSAEAVQPDVVSFIAAGLKEKDTLRKGHLKLLRLVCKKSDSLTKVTSLLDHLIQLSKAGFSKATQRLDGIYALFAVLRFAAVDTKADGAVLKEKLWPLIAQNEPSLISLQLLPKLADDDCLAAVDLLQSLFVEHLFRVREYFSIESLLQLLIYLACHPSWEVRKVAYDAMKKVLSSSSGLAEDTLFLFTDWLSLVGERLSMLKQGDMDNSSDSQLPFTPSIEVLVKCLFLIAPYAVVHSLRSYSRLILCSHHPCLSSSASPAGVYKRLQRRLRQQQIVFVDLITPNISVICKELLSQDGLFSSNKQVQSAALCSLSTLMTITPNDTFLEFEKHFIGLEERTLHDSFSENDIKIFYTPEGQLSTEQGVYVAEAVASKNTKLAKGRFRAYDDQDADTARSVVPAKTEKRESSGTGKRETGKSTKKTAPVDKAKTAKEEARELLLKEEASVRMKVGQVQKNLSLMLDALGELAIANPIFTHGQLPSLVNYVDPLLSSAIVSDAAFRTMLRLARCTAPPLCNWAPEIAAAIRVISIGDFEMVLDLMPVIVEEDSKKKPSSGLFEQIVNGLTIACKAGPLPADSFTFIFPIMERILLSSKKTCLHDDVLHILSMHLDPILPLPRPRMLSVLYHVLSTVPAYHPSVGPMLNELCLGLRSHELAQALGGVYAKEVHVRLACLNAIKCVPIHSVQRDLQVSTSLWIAAHDPEKVVAELAEELWDRFGFDVITDYSGIFNALSHKNYNVRAASAEALAAALDENPDKMQDALSTLFSLYIRDLGPGVEFGDTHWLGRQGIALALHSIADVLASKDLPVVMTFLISRALADPNVDVRGRMINAGILIIDRHGKENVPLLFPIFESYLNKKASDEETYDLVREGVVIFTGALAKHLSKDDPKVHSVIEKLLDVLNTPSEAVQRAVSDCLSPLMVSKQEEGQALVSRLLDRMMKCEKYGERRGAAFGLAGVVKGFGISSLKKYGIATTLRQSLEDRMSAKSREGALLGFECLCEKLGRLFEPYVIQMLPLLLVAFSDQVLAVREAAECAARAMMSQLTGPGVKLVLPSLLKGLEDKAWRTKQSSVQLLGAMAYCAPQQLSQCLPKIVPKLTEVLTDTHPKVQAAGQTALQEVGSVIKNPEISALVPILLSALMDPNDHTKHSLDILLQTTFINSIDAPSLALLVPIVHRGLRERGVETKKKAAQIVGNMSSLVTEPKDMIPYIGLLLPEVKKVLVDPIPEVRAVASRALGSLISGMGEEIFPDLVPWLLDTLKSDSSNVERSGAAQGLSEVLAALGQDYFDRILPDIIRNCSHQKASVRDGHLTLFRYLPRSLGGVFQNYLQAVLPAILDGLADENESVRDAALSAGHVFVEHYAASSLPLLLPAIEDGIFSDNWRIRQSSVELLGDLLFKVAGTSGKAILEGGSDDEGASTEAQGRAIIEVLGREKRNEVLAAIYMVRSDVSLTVRQAALHVWKTIVANTPRTLKEIMPVLMDTLISSLASSSSERRQVAGRSLGELVRKLGERVLPSIIPILSQGLKDPNASRRQGVCIGLSEVMGSAGKHQLLSFMDELIPTIRTALCDSTQEVRESAGLAFSTLYKSAGLQAIDEIVPTLLRALEDDDTSATALDGLKQILSVRTAAVLPHILPKLVQPPLSSFNAHALGALAEVAGPGLNSHIGTVLPALILAMDDEDADVQNSARKAAETVLLVIDEEGVETLIPELLRGINDSQASMRRGSAYLIGFLFKNTKLYLADEASDMMSTLIILLSDTDKATVSAALEAFSRVVGSIPKEQLPTHIKLVRDAVSTARDKERRRRKGAPVLVPGLCLPKALQPFLPIFQQGLISGTAETKEQAAEGLGELIDVTSEKTLKEVVVPITGPLIRILGDRFPWQVKSAILSTLTIIITKGGIALKPFLPQLQTTFVKCLHDTNRSVRTRAAAALGKLSALSTRVDPLVSDLLSMLQSGDESVKESVLSALKGVIKHAGKSVSAAIRSRGCDLLKDLLQADADDVRSCAAKVIGTLSLYMEETEISDLVQILLNMSTSPDWCTRHGALLGFSSISMHSPSKLCHLASFPSLVDLLKDSLKDDKFPVREVATRTLGRILCFQLQLEAGTLQLVQLLVLALRDDSSEVRRRSLSCIKAAAKINHSALATHHSILGSAIADALKDSSMPVRLAAERCALHVFQLTKGPDNVTAAQKYLGMTGLEVKKIAKLNEESDGSESSDDDKRA